The Chryseobacterium shigense genome segment CTACCTTAATGAAACAGCAGTAGGAGACGGGGTGAAAAACAGCGGGGTAAGCAGGGATGAACTGTTTATCACATCAAAACTCTGGGTTCAGGATCATGGATATGAGAAAGCAAAAAGTGCATTCCAGAGAACTCTGGACAGATTACAGATGGATTACCTGGATATGTATCTTCTTCACTGGCCTTTCGGAGATTTCCTGGGAGCCTGGAAAGCATTGGAAGAACTTTACCGTGAAGGAAAAATAAAAGCTATCGGAGTATGTAACTTTACTGTTGAGAAACTGGAAGAATTGAAAGCCAATTCAACTGTTCCTCCGGTGATTAACCAGATCGAGCTTCACCCGGTTTTCCAGCAGAAAGAACTTCAGGTGTACGACAGGGAAAATAATATCATAACACAGCCCTGGAGCCCGCTTGGGAACGGAAATGCAGATCTTTTAAGCAATTCCCTGTTAAAAGCTGTTGCTGAAAAATATAATAAAACAGTTGCTCAGGTAATTTTAAGATGGCACCTGCAGGAAGGCTTCTGTGTAATCCCAAAATCCGTGACACCTTCCAGAATTGAAGAAAACTTTAATGTTTTTGATTTCGAGCTGACTGAAGAAGAAATGAATACCGTTCGTTCTTTAGATACAGGAAAAAGACTGTTTTTTGATCCGAAAGATCCAGAATGGGAACAGAAAATGCTGAAATCTGTAGCAGATATTTAATAAATTGCCTTATAGCTTACACCAATCAAGGGCGGAAAATAAATCCGTGTTTATTTGTGTAATCTGTGAGGCTGTAATTGAAACTCAAAACCATGACTGCCGAACAATTCACAGAAAAGCTTTCCTCTTTCATTAACGAAAAAGAGATTGATAAAGTAGAAAAATTTTTTAAAGGGAATGATGGAATCACTAAACATTTCGGAGTAAAATTCGGGGATGTATTCAAAATTGCCAAAGAGTTTTCAGCCATGCCTTTGGATGAGGTGAACAAACTGCTGGACAGTGATTTCTATGAAATCAGAATGGGAGCGGTAAGCATCATGGATTTTCAGGCAGGAAATAAAAAAACCTCTGCAGAAAAGAAAAAAGAGCTTTTCAATTTGTATATGCTTCGTCATGACCGTCTGAATAACTGGGATTTTGTAGACAGAGCAGCAAGAAATATTGTCGGTGAATATTTAATTGACAAACCACGGAATATATTATATCAGCTGGCAAAATCTGAAAGTCCCTGGGAAAGAAGAACAGCCATAGTAAGTACGCATGCTTTTATCAGAAAGAATGATACAGATGATACTTTTGCCATTGCCGAAATCCTGGTTCATGATTCCGATGGATTGGTGAACAAGGCTGTAGGAAGCTGGGTGAGAGAAGCCGGAAAGAAAAATCCTGAAAGGCTGTATCATTTTCTTGACCAATATATAAAAACTATGCCTGCAGTAACATTTTCTTATGCAACAGAAAAATTGGATACAGAAAAAAAGAAATATTATAAAGAACAAAGGAAGCGATAATGGCTTCCTTTTTTATGAATTTTAAATCAATACAATATGTTTTGGCCGGATACCATCAGTAAAATTTTAAATACAAAATATCCTGTAATTCAGGCTCCGATGTTTGGGGTAAGCACTCCTCAGATGACGGCAGCTGCTGCACAAGCGGAATGTCTGGGATCATTGGCTTTAGCTGATCTCTCTGCGGATAAATGCGCTGAGCTGATCAGGAATACTAAAAAACTCACGGACAAGCCTTTTGCAGTTAATATCTTTGTGCATCATATTCCGGAGCTGACAGACGCTTTGAGAGAAAAATTTGTTAAAGCTAAACAGTTTATCACCCGGCTGGCCGGAGAAAATCATATAGAAGTTAATCTGCCGGATCTTGAAGAGATAAAAGTGAGCAGCTATCATGAGCAACTAGAGGTCATTATTGAAGAAGGCTGTAAAATACTAAGTTTTACTTTCGGGAATCTGGATGATACAAGTATCCGGAAGCTGAAAGAGAATGGGGTAGTACTTATCGGGACATGCACTTCATTAGAAGAAGCATTAATCCTGGAAAAATCGGGGATTGATATAATTTGTGTCCAGGGAATTGAGGCTGGAGGCCACCGGGGAAGCTTTGAAGCTGAAAATATTCCGCAGATTGGCGGTTTTTCTCTGCTGTCAGGGGTTTATGATCATGTACATGTTCCGTTGATCTATGCAGGCGGTATTTATAACGCGAAAACCTTGCAGGCTGCAGGAAAACTTGGAGCGCAGGGATTCCAGGTCGGAAGCATGCTGCTGGCATCACAGGAAAGCGCGATGCACCCTTTCGAAAAAGAAAAGCTTAAAAGTGTATCAGAAAAAGATATTGTATTGACCCGAAGCTTTTCAGGGC includes the following:
- a CDS encoding aldo/keto reductase encodes the protein MQKKTYTGQPVVTLNNGLDIPALGFGVWQMEDMKECENAVIKAIQTGYRMIDTASIYLNETAVGDGVKNSGVSRDELFITSKLWVQDHGYEKAKSAFQRTLDRLQMDYLDMYLLHWPFGDFLGAWKALEELYREGKIKAIGVCNFTVEKLEELKANSTVPPVINQIELHPVFQQKELQVYDRENNIITQPWSPLGNGNADLLSNSLLKAVAEKYNKTVAQVILRWHLQEGFCVIPKSVTPSRIEENFNVFDFELTEEEMNTVRSLDTGKRLFFDPKDPEWEQKMLKSVADI
- a CDS encoding DNA alkylation repair protein; translation: MTAEQFTEKLSSFINEKEIDKVEKFFKGNDGITKHFGVKFGDVFKIAKEFSAMPLDEVNKLLDSDFYEIRMGAVSIMDFQAGNKKTSAEKKKELFNLYMLRHDRLNNWDFVDRAARNIVGEYLIDKPRNILYQLAKSESPWERRTAIVSTHAFIRKNDTDDTFAIAEILVHDSDGLVNKAVGSWVREAGKKNPERLYHFLDQYIKTMPAVTFSYATEKLDTEKKKYYKEQRKR
- a CDS encoding NAD(P)H-dependent flavin oxidoreductase, whose amino-acid sequence is MFWPDTISKILNTKYPVIQAPMFGVSTPQMTAAAAQAECLGSLALADLSADKCAELIRNTKKLTDKPFAVNIFVHHIPELTDALREKFVKAKQFITRLAGENHIEVNLPDLEEIKVSSYHEQLEVIIEEGCKILSFTFGNLDDTSIRKLKENGVVLIGTCTSLEEALILEKSGIDIICVQGIEAGGHRGSFEAENIPQIGGFSLLSGVYDHVHVPLIYAGGIYNAKTLQAAGKLGAQGFQVGSMLLASQESAMHPFEKEKLKSVSEKDIVLTRSFSGRYARGIANKYIRTIDNSEYILPYPYQNKLTNELRRISKTLYNTDFVSIWAGQSIHHYSELSTVDILNNLILETES